A single Methylobacterium sp. 17Sr1-1 DNA region contains:
- the fabZ gene encoding 3-hydroxyacyl-ACP dehydratase FabZ has product MTEMPAELGTADILRVMELLPHRYPFLMIDKIVQIDRDESCIGIKNVTINEPHFTGHFPAAPVFPGVLLIEGMAQTAGAICCAHKLKGDAKPSKVFFMTIDKAKFRKPVVPGDVVEYHMRKTSNRRFMWWFKGEAKVNGVLVAEAEIGAMLVTE; this is encoded by the coding sequence ATGACCGAGATGCCTGCCGAGCTGGGTACGGCCGACATCCTGCGGGTGATGGAGCTGCTGCCCCACCGCTACCCGTTCCTGATGATCGACAAGATCGTGCAGATCGACCGGGACGAGAGCTGCATCGGCATCAAGAACGTCACGATCAACGAGCCGCACTTCACCGGCCACTTCCCGGCCGCCCCGGTCTTTCCCGGCGTTCTGCTGATCGAGGGCATGGCCCAGACCGCCGGCGCGATCTGCTGCGCCCACAAGCTCAAGGGCGACGCCAAGCCGAGCAAGGTCTTCTTCATGACCATCGACAAGGCGAAGTTCCGCAAGCCGGTCGTGCCGGGCGACGTGGTCGAGTACCACATGCGCAAGACCAGCAACCGCCGCTTCATGTGGTGGTTCAAGGGCGAGGCCAAGGTGAACGGCGTGCTGGTGGCCGAGGCCGAGATCGGCGCGATGCTGGTGACGGAATGA
- the lpxD gene encoding UDP-3-O-(3-hydroxymyristoyl)glucosamine N-acyltransferase has product MSEPVFFPLAGPVSLREVAALSGAALPAGIDGEATIRAAAPLESAGPDDLAYMDNAKYADALGATRARACLVTPRFAARVPEGTVALVTPQAYRGFATVLARLFPSAARPTSLFGATGVSPGSFVHPTARLEPGVVVDPGVVIGPEAEIGAETVLAAGCVIGPRVRIGRGCAIGPNASVLHAFLGNRVIVHGGARIGQDGFGFAMGLGGHLKVPQVGRVIIQDDVEIGANTTIDRGASRDTVVGEGTKIDNLVQIAHNVVIGRHCVIVAQVGISGSTTLEDYVVLGGQVGVVGHLRIGMGAQIAGSSNINKDVPAGARWGGTPAKPVREWFREMTTLKNLAARARDEGGEG; this is encoded by the coding sequence ATGTCGGAACCGGTCTTCTTTCCCCTCGCGGGTCCCGTCTCCTTGCGCGAGGTCGCGGCACTCTCCGGCGCGGCGCTGCCGGCGGGCATCGACGGCGAGGCGACGATCCGCGCTGCCGCCCCCCTCGAGAGCGCCGGTCCCGACGACCTCGCCTACATGGACAATGCCAAGTACGCCGACGCGCTCGGCGCCACCCGGGCGCGCGCCTGCCTCGTCACCCCGCGCTTCGCCGCCCGGGTGCCGGAGGGCACGGTCGCCCTCGTGACGCCGCAAGCCTACCGGGGCTTCGCGACGGTCCTGGCCCGGCTGTTTCCGAGCGCCGCCCGCCCGACCTCGCTCTTCGGCGCCACCGGCGTGTCGCCGGGCTCCTTCGTCCACCCGACCGCCCGGCTCGAACCCGGGGTGGTGGTCGATCCCGGCGTGGTGATCGGGCCCGAGGCCGAGATCGGCGCCGAGACGGTGCTGGCGGCGGGCTGCGTGATCGGCCCGCGGGTGCGGATCGGCCGGGGCTGCGCCATCGGGCCCAACGCCTCGGTGCTGCACGCCTTCTTAGGGAACCGGGTGATCGTCCATGGCGGCGCCCGCATCGGCCAGGACGGGTTCGGCTTCGCCATGGGGCTGGGCGGCCACCTCAAGGTGCCGCAGGTCGGCCGCGTCATCATCCAGGACGACGTCGAGATCGGCGCCAACACCACCATCGACCGGGGCGCCAGCCGCGACACGGTTGTGGGCGAGGGCACCAAGATCGACAACCTGGTGCAGATCGCCCACAACGTCGTCATCGGCCGCCACTGCGTGATCGTCGCCCAGGTCGGCATCTCGGGCTCGACGACGCTCGAGGATTACGTCGTGCTCGGCGGCCAAGTCGGGGTGGTGGGCCACCTGCGCATCGGCATGGGCGCCCAGATCGCCGGATCGAGTAACATCAACAAGGACGTGCCGGCGGGCGCCCGCTGGGGTGGCACGCCGGCCAAGCCCGTGCGCGAGTGGTTCCGCGAGATGACGACGCTCAAGAACCTCGCGGCGCGTGCCCGCGACGAGGGCGGCGAGGGCTGA